Proteins found in one Drosophila busckii strain San Diego stock center, stock number 13000-0081.31 chromosome 2R, ASM1175060v1, whole genome shotgun sequence genomic segment:
- the LOC108595825 gene encoding uncharacterized protein LOC108595825 has translation MSTWSSVVQFALLLLLLQSAAISGYGDHERHRLTSQAAHKLSAITNQAVAQATDLADNVVEDLLLLDSQNSIMLGYLTNFESFLGIGEQQANHTLENFFDIVSQFLDADAAEQADTLETQLIAMCLQRNGFDRWKRTVQLRTTQLVKSFGRKLRKHLDTLDLEERVPVEQRWQHIETRDGQIKLEKLRKFINWLGSNAH, from the exons ATGAGCACATGGTCAAGCGTCGTACAATTTGCGCTGCTTCTTCTCTTG CTGCAGTCCGCTGCTATATCAGGCTATGGCGACCATGAGCGTCATCGCTTGACTTCGCAGGCGGCGCATAAGCTGAGCGCCATAACCAATCAGGCTGTAGCTCAGGCTACCGACTTGGCGGATAATGTGGTGGaggatctgctgctgctggactcGCAGAACTCCATTATGCTGGGCTATCTGACCAACTTTGAATCGTTTCTGGGCATAGGCGAGCAGCAGGCAAATCACACGCTGGAGAACTTCTTTGACATCGTCTCGCAGTTCCTGGACGCCGATGCAGCTGAGCAGGCGGATACGCTGGAAACTCAGCTCATTGCCATGTGTCTGCAGCGCAACGGATTCGACCGCTGGAAGCGCACTGTGCAGCTGCGCACCACGCAGCTGGTGAAGTCCTTTGGCAGGAAGCTGCGCAAGCACTTGGACACACTGGATCTGGAGGAACGAGTGCCGGTCGAGCAGCGTTGGCAGCACATTGAAACGCGTGATGGGCAAATCAAACTGGAGAAACTacgcaaatttataaattggcTGGGCTCAAATGCTCATTGA